A stretch of DNA from Channa argus isolate prfri chromosome 7, Channa argus male v1.0, whole genome shotgun sequence:
gcggtcgttgttaacccgggccccgaccgatccggtatggaagcctttgtcacgattcgcatgtttgatttggcatgtgttttacgtcggatgcccttcctgccacaaccctctgcatttatccagacttgggactggcacaagaagacactggcttgtgcccccttgcggttgcattactCACAGCACCtctctacattaaaatatattttgtgaaaatgttacatacattttttttttttttttaccgggAAATATGAAAGAATGATGAATCAGTAAAGGTGCTCACTAATAAACATGTTTGCCTACAGAGAATAAAACCATTGAAATCAGATAAtctcttcttgttttttcctAGGATTATTCTGCAATTGAAGGTacattattattctttatttattcagtactTATTCAGTACCTTCAGCAAAATCTGATAATGAAAATATAGTATTGAAACTCCCAGTTACTAGACTGTGTCTATTTAAATGAGCCCTGAAATACAGTAGAGGGATAAGcctgtttgttttgcagcagcTGTGTGGCAGCTGCTcttcaaacagaaacacacatcctAAGCCCTTAACTCTACATTACAGgatacacatgcaaacacacaagtgtATCTAATGTCCTGTAGATAAACAGTCAAtgtaaagtgtcttttttttaaatgtttgtagcTGTGCCTTTGTTTAAtgaacatgtgcacacatgtacacagagACTATATGCAGTCACTCACCACAGCTTTGTAGGTACTCAAAGGGCAGTCAGTCTGTCTGAGGCAGAATAAAGCTTTTAGGCCTGTGCCATTAGCTGCCTTTTAGTGACCGAAGGGGTTTTCATCTACTTACTCATGTGTATTTTCATTCTCCATCTCCTACATAAACAAGGACTCCCCCAGAAAGCTTGTTGCATCAAGGGTCAGGGTGACACATGTTTTAGGGTAATTAATACAGATCAAGGAAGAGTATAGTTCCTtgaataataatgtatttaaagctGTTTAATGCATTATACTTCAGTACTAATAACTAAATGAATAACTCATAACGTTgtatcattgttttatttttttcaacagccaattgcagcaacaaaaaaaaaaaaatacattagctATTTTCAAAAGACACACTAACATGTTGACCACTTCACTAACTAAACCACAAATctgacagcagttttttttgtcatggttttgttttgattgtaaaATATGCACAATGAGCACTGTCATTTGAAATTATAGAAGATGGACAGCCATTCAATTAATTTATCACACAAACTGTGTTTCTCATCttgttaaagttaaataacACTTTGGGAATATTGACCTTTACATATCTACTAATCAAACATAACCATTTTACCTGACTATATAACATATACAGAGAGTGTTTCATAACACAGTGTTGTAATACAGAGCCCTACATTTTAGGTTTGAATCCCAGACAAAGAGCTAGCTCATTTTTCTGGATTTTTCCATCCTTGTTGACGTCACAGTGGCGCAGTAGAACAGCTCGCAGTTTGTCCAGTTCGGGACCTGTAATACTGGGCTGGGGAGGAGAGATAAGAGAGAAGGAGTTTGCGAGATATTTTACATTATGCTGGCATTTATATGACACACAACATACTCTGTTAACCATGTCAAAGCAGCAAATAGTGGTAGGCATTCATGATTATATCATGATCTGAAAGTTACTGTCCatctcagatttaaaaaaaaaaaaaaaacttcccaaTGTagatctgctgtgtgtgtgtttgtgatataATATGTGTACATATAATAtttcatgaatttattttttgttgtagaAGAGGTGATTCCAATGTTTTGGgaacctcattcattttaaatagggttgCCAAAACATAACCACCTCTTATTATAATGCACTACATGATAATGATAACATGATAATgttaagcacatttaaagtgAATTGAAATCTAAATTAATCTTAAAGTGAATATTTGGTTTgtcaaattattaaaactgctGCTTGTcgtattttaattgttttcctgGGCAGGAGAGTTTcccaaagaaaaacacttgGATTGATGGGGATGGCCTctgttatatattattttactgttatatatattttatgcaaTTGCAAACACTCCTTTTGTCATCAAAAGGCTTGGTTATTACACAGTACAGCAGCAAAGACTCTTACTCTGACCAGCCCCATCATGTCTTTGACAAAGCCATCCACTTCGGGACCCTCCAGCGCTCCTGTCTTactctaaaaaagaaaaaagaaaaaaaaaatagaaaaaaacaaaaggtcaagccaaatataaaagaaagacagaaattgCTAATTTCCTCTCAGAATTTACATCCCACTCACATAATTCCAATAGCTTTTATTACCTAGCTTTCCTTAGTGTCTTTTGAGTGCCTATATGGTAAATGGTGGCTTACagtatatagcacttttatccatgTGCTTCACAATGTTGCTTatcattcattttcattctcattcacacccacattcacacacctatggcggtgctcacctgacccaccgggaacAACCCCTAGCCAGGAGGGATCGGgtatcgaaccactaaccctgtgggccgtggacgactgccttaccaactggcAGCCTTATAGGCTTTTTGTTTATAAACACTGACAGGTGACTGAACAAATATGTAAGACTCTATGTAAAAAAAGATATACAGCTGATATTTAAAGGTGCTGTTGATGTACAGTATTCTGTAGTAGTTCAGTGTATAATGGGAATAGATGAGCATGTTGAGCTTTGGGTGATGGTGACAGCCGTTAAAGAAGTCTAAAAGTTTTTGAGGTCTATTTTGGAAGTGTATTAGGGAGTATCTTTACAGCTGTTCTGTATAGCATTAGAATGTGCTTCACATTTAGGTCACAGTGTCTGACTGGCTGTCTTTTTGGCTGCTCACATtagaatttacagtatgtgaaataTCAACGTGATGTATATGTCACTGTTTTACTAAGAACTCTAAATCATTGCCTAAATGCAGTTTTCTATTGGGCTAATTAAATCTCCTCCCATAATATTAAGTCTTCCCATAATAAAAAATCTCCTCCCATAATATTAATCTGTAAATCCTATTTTCACTCATAATATATCATATTGGAGTATGCTGCTAACTTAAAACCTAAATAGCATATGTTATATTTAAGTGCTTTAAATTATTGactgtgttttactgtaacGCTCTGTCAATCCAGGATATGTGGGATCTGACAGAGtgataaaaattttaaatagtgCTTAGTCACCAAGCATGTTAAAAGTGGAACTGGCATAAGTGACCACAGAACATTTCACTAAGCTCCTGAACATTTCAAATAAGTGCAGGCAAATAGCTTGTAGACCACAATAATTTTCTGTGGTCATAAAAATGATGGCACAGAATAGAAGGAGAATTCTTGAACTGTGTTGTGAAGAATTCTGACGTGATGATTTGACTTTATGGTTGTTTAATTTCCATATGTTACATTCCAATTAATATACCTCATTGGATTCACTGTTGCCACTGTTCTTCCAGTTGCCAGTCttctttgttttcaaattatgaatggattatgattattattatttttttaaatctggaatattaaatgtttattgacAGTAATACAGTCTTCCTTGAAAAGGTCTAGTTTTCAGGTCTACGGTATAGTACAAAGAATTACTCCGGTTACTCTGggatttttaataaacaaaaagaaaagaatacaaTGTGATTTACCACATGGAAACTTCAGTAATATCCACAAGCAGTAATACTTGTATTAAATCTGGCTACTTGGCAGCTTTGTTGGCAGCAGAAAGTGCTTATAGGTTTCATTTTTAGATGGGTATATTGAGGATGTGCATGTTTCTGTAGGCTGTTCTCTAtcacaacaaagaaaactgaGAATTTAAACCTGCACTCTTTTGGTCACAAGCTTGCTTTGTCTAAATTTTTAGATATATTTCCTTTCCTAAACAAAACTACCTACAGACCACATTCTCACATACATTCCTGCAGGACACGTCATGCCAATAACGAGTTtagataaaattaaattataaagtaATAGTTCTCTTACTCCCAGCACATTATTTTACTTACCACATCATAATGGGtaaatattttctcaaaatctctcttcctctcctctttactGCAGGCCTAGTAAAAAGAAGAGATTACAAGAAAATTTGATAAACATATTCAAACTGAATTTATAAAATTGTGAAAACATGATTAAGCTTGTGATTTCATGTGACAAAATGTTATAACCAATACACTTACATCCATCTGGAACTGGAGCAGGAAATTCTCATCCAAAGCTAAGATTCTGATTAAGAAAGAAACATAGTTTACTACAAGTATTTGAtttaagagataaaaaaaattaaaatgaaaaaagagataaaaaaatattcttatatCTAATAAgactttttaaacaaagctCTAATtctacaaacatgttttatgaccatttcttttaaatattgtaaaaaaaaaagaaccgtTTGTGGGTTGTTATTACTatcaaaacattgttttagtCATAGCCTAGGAATGGGGTTCTACTGTAATATCAAGAAGGGGATGGAGTGTTGTACAATAACATAGCAGTGTGGAAGTCCTCATTCAGTCATTGCTTATTGGCCTTCTAAGCTGGTTAAGTAGTTTCTGTTATCATCATGCAGCTAGCTCCATCCACTTACACCGACAACGATGTTAGTATTTAGATAACATCCCCAAAAATACTTATGGCATTCACGAATGATAACGTGTGATGCTATAGACATTCACACACTACATagattttattgctttttgagAAGTACCTGGCCAAGTCGTTTAAATCCAAACGACCATCCTTGTTTTTGTCGAAGATTTTCATCTGCAAGTAAGAGGAGCTACTGAGAAGCATGAAAATGTGACTGTTCTGTAGCTTTTTGTCTCCTGACACCACCCATACACCTCTTGCATGATTATGTGCATATTTTGGTTTTACCTACTGTAAGTTTTACtatttttgtgtgcatttgaatTGAGTTTTCACCATTGTGTCAGTATACTCTTCCAATTTCTCAGATGACACTTCCTTTTGGTGCTGCTTGAACAGGTCTTTCAGAAAGGCCTGAAAGACAAAAGTCAATCACATAATCAGGAGGAAAATACAGCAGCGCATTgaattcacaaaaataaataattaaattatccTCATCTCATagttaaatagaaaaataactCTTAAATACGAGATCCGTACTTCTGTAAGTCATAGTTAAGAGATaaagtttctctctcttttttttctttggtgaatgcaataCAGCATcattgttatatttaaaaataagtggATTggacaataaaattaaaaattgtccATATCATTAAATGCCTTAACAATGTTGTCAAATGAAACTCTCTCTAGTATTTCTCCTCCAAACCATGCATGACATTATTTAAGTCTCGTCAGAAACTGAAAATGGACAAACATCTCATCATGTAAAAGAACTGAACATACTGGCAGAAGGTTACTTCTTCTCTGCCACTACCACAACTCACGTTGAACAGAAGGGATGTGGTGTGAGAGCGTGTATATTTTGATTGTGCTGACAACCTCACCTTGAGCTCCTGTGCGGATATGTAGCCACTGCAGTCAACATCATACTTTCTCCATATCTACAGTGGGTAGGAGAGGCAGATTATTTTGTGgctattgattttaaattagttGGAATACAGCTGACTTTTTAAGTGGCAGTCAGACAATTCAGATTATAACTACTGGTCATTCTCTTGTTATAGTGATATTTAGTTGTTAACATACTAGACTTAACAAAGTTACGTTAGATCAGTAGTTGCAAAACTGCAGAGATCGATTTCAACTTAAGCTCTCtggataaatatattttcattttattgcatttacatttaggcaTTTGGAAGATGCTTTTATCAAAAGTTACATACAAATGAGGTACAAAGGAAGCTAAGACAAAGCTGTTGGCCTGCTTTttagaagaaaatatttgtcttGTAGCTTACTCACTAGCAATTTTCTTATCAGTAATTCAGTCTTAATATTTCTAATTTCCATTCCCAATTAAACAACTATTAAAAATTGTTAACCTGTCATGTATggagattttaaatttaaagtccTGGAAAATTATTCTGTCTGGTTTTGATATACAATGACAATCCCGAGTTAACTGTGAACACTGCAATACAAACGGGAAGCCactggttttgtttctttaagtGCAGCTGTATCAGTTATTTCGAGACATATTGTGATCAGTGATCTTACCTTCATGAAATCAACACTGTTGTCCAAAGGAGCTTCTCTGCGAAAAATTAACAGGAAGTTCTCATCTTCAGGAAGGATCATATTGGCcaactgaaaaacaacacagagggcagagcagagagcagctatTAGATCATAATATTCTATGAGGCCCCTCATAGTATATTAGTGACAAATCAAGTTTGCATCAGTTATACAAACTCCAGACCAGCTCAGTCTAATTGCGTCTAGCATCACAACCTTGATCAGATCAGATAAATGACTGTGATCTGAAACAATTCTGGTTTTCATCTTGCCTATATGGCAGACTAGTGAAATGTGTCTAAAACTTGGAAAACAACCTAATTTTAGGAACACTGCTTTTTaacttgtttatgtttatgtttatgacGTTATGGAATTTTAAAGCTTGTGCTTAAGTCAGGACTTGGGAAGCAGAAGGCAACCAGAAGGAGAGAACACTTTACATCTATTTTACAGTCCTTACACTGGTTGCCTGTCAGTTTccatattgattttaaaattctttaacTTGTTTCTAAAGCAATTCATGGTCTTGCACCAGCCTTCTTGTCTAAAACCAGTTGccatcatatttgtttttgcagaagaaTGTTCAGGAAGTAGCGTTCCTGcaggatttgcttaactgcaatgaggtatttactgtacatcagcTCATTCAACACTTAAGTGCTTTTAACGGTACTCTTGGTATTGGTGAGTGGTCAAAtttaagtacttgtacttttactatgTCTGGGGGGAAAAACTAGGATTGCGAAATCCTTACTTTTAGTGTTTATGCTTCAAGCAGTTGGAACAGTCTGCCTGAGGATCTCAGCACAACAGAAAgtcttgatgtttttaaaagcaaacttaAAACTTACCTTTTTAGTCTGGATTTTGgtttaaatatgtgtgtgctATAATAATAGACATAACAATGTCCTGCCCAATAATCACTTACGTGCAAAATGTAGCTTTATTTCAAAGGACCTGTAGGTTTTTAGATGCTAAAAACTAGTCGTGGGTTAAGTTTCTTTGAAACACAAAGTTACTCAAATTAAAACTGATGCACCTAAATGTCTTATCCATTATTGGAATCAATTTAAATGCGCTGAAGAAGCAGAGactcaaaaacaaatactgtaaatacttaaAGTCTGGATGTTAATTAAGGTCTAGATGGCTAAACATCTGCAAACCTACATGGCTGGTCACTggtattttattgtcatttgtttGAACTGTCCTGACACCAGCTCATCTTGGCTCCTTTCCCTTTCATATTGCTCCATTCTCCTTTGCTGTTCTTTAACAATATCAGCACTCTATTGCTCCATTCTCCTTTGCTGTTCTTTAACAATATCAGCACTCTATTAACATATTGAACTGTTCTTGATCATCAGTCTTATTATAATACAAGATTATACTGCAACCATTTGAATTAAAAGCACCATCCACTAAAGTGTCCTTGTGCCTTTGCCATTTGGTCTTTGGACATTTTCAAAGGGCACAAAAGCCACTTGACCTGTTAGTCATAAACTAAGTACAACACATGCATAGTACAGGCAATTGTAAGTAGGTTACAAATTGCATTTCTTGTCTGAAGTGAGCACAATGTCTTAACAGATCAGGCATGATACTAAACTAGAGGAACCCTATGTGCAATAATCACACAGGAAGTTGTGGTTTTTAGACAGACTAGCTATCTTTTTTACTCATGCTCTTCATTTAGCAGAAGCAGCGGTCTACGAGGTAATCGTATTAGAAGATAATCTGGTGAAAGAGAGCCGAGAAGAGACATATTTGGCATTTACACAGtcacaattcattttaaaatagattgGGCTCTCTAAAGGTGGCAGCCTTActtgatcttttgttttttcctttccatGTTACAGTCTAACTTGCAGTTGCATACAGCAATGCAGCCAAGCCAATGTAGTGTTGCATGAGATATCTTGCCATTCAAAGTTGCTTTTGGTTCATGTCCCTAGCAAAGAGATGTCTCTGGATTGTCTCAATGTTTTGatctatttctttcttttttttttttttttgttgcctctcagtgtttttaaatggtaaatgtatataggacttttatccaaagcgctttacaatgttgagtCCCATTtgcccattcacacacaccgtTGGTGGTGGCTGTCATGCAAGACCATGCaatgacccaccgggagcataTTGAGATTCAGCGGAGGACACTTTGACAAAgcaatgaccctgtggtccgtggatgactgccttaccaactagCCACCCcaatgtgttgctggcatcaaattgtgTATGTTTGATCAaagcactgaccctgtggtccgtggatgactgccttgcCAACTAACCCACCCcaatgtgttgctggcatcaaattcaaaattagttccttttttttataacaacTTCTCCTTTGATGTTTACTTTTAACTATTTACAAAAACGTATACAGTGCCTGAAAGTTTATGGAAGTGGGGTTtcatatattgtatataaaatGCATATACAGCAGACTCttcttaaattaatttatttgagtGTTGCTGTCCTCTGGCTGCCACTTTGCTACAGGAAGATGGCTTATTGTAAACCCCTAGCAAAAcctgaaataattttttgttcttcttgaaTACAGTAGAAGCATtgtcatgaaaaaacaaaagttgaagAGTGCAGTGGAAAAAGTGGAAgcagcatttttattaaaaagctgaTCTGATCCCCACAGATGCTTGCTtattctttctctccctctttccctcttcACACGCACCTACTCATGTACAACAGATGTTGTTGTGAATGCTATCATCCTGGATCATCATACCATCATGGAGATCAACCCCTTAAAGTTATTAGAACGCATGTGAGGAGCCTTGCTGTTTAAGGACAGCTAAATTAAGGTTGGAATACAGCTAGTGTGTACGTAGCTGCTATTCATCTACaggtaaatatatatatca
This window harbors:
- the LOC137130500 gene encoding secretagogin-like, yielding MDFSFDNLDAAGFLEIWQHFDADDNGYIEGKELDDFFRHMMKTLGSQEKVTEERVHKLKQRFMSAYDVTADGKLQIQELANMILPEDENFLLIFRREAPLDNSVDFMKIWRKYDVDCSGYISAQELKAFLKDLFKQHQKEVSSEKLEEYTDTMMKIFDKNKDGRLDLNDLARILALDENFLLQFQMDACSKEERKRDFEKIFTHYDVSKTGALEGPEVDGFVKDMMGLVRPSITGPELDKLRAVLLRHCDVNKDGKIQKNELALCLGFKPKM